CTCTCCAATCTCCTGCCTGGGGTTGTGTGCCTGGCAAAAGAAAATCCTGGCACGAGAGGTAGTAAAGGTGGTTGCTGGGGAGTGGGGACTTGGAGAGCAGGGTTCTATTGCCCTGTGTGCAGACTTCCAGTTAATTACCGCATTTCACCCCACTCTGCTCTACTTGGATCCTTGAGCTCAAAAACTCTTGAGTTCAAATTCTCCAGACAgataccaccgatcactgccctgacagggaacacaacatagaatccctgatggaccaggagaacagtgggatatgcagatttcaaattcttgtaaaaagaccaggcttaatggtctgactgagactggagggaccctgatggtcatggtccctggaccctttgttagcccaagattggaaccattcccaaagccaactctacagacaaggattggactggactataagaaggacaatgatacaggtgaggagtgagcttcctggctcagaaagacacttgagactatatgggcaactcctgtctggtggcaagatgagaaggaagagggggacaggagctggctgaatggaaatggggaatacaggatggagaggaggaatgtgctgcctcattaggaggagagcagctaggataggagtacatagcaacttgtatataactttttgtatgagagactgacttgattcgtaaactttcacctaaagcacaataaattaatttaaaaaaaattctccagaCAGAGATGGAGGGATGGGATGAGTTAGAGAAGAGGAaggtaatttaaatatttttaagttccCAATTATTTATTGCTaatacatgaaataaaataaatttttcttttttgactttaTATCCTGTGACCTTTTTAAagtcacttattagttctagtagtgtTTTATTGATTCTTCAGGATTTCTATGtagataatcatgtcatctgtaaataaagACCGTTATATTTGTTCCTTTCCAACCTGTatgctttttccttttcttgccttattacattCGCTAGCATCTCCagtaaaatatggaatagaagTGGTCTTGGTCCTGATCTTATGAGATAAAGCATTGaatatttcaccattaagtatggtattagCTATATGtttttttgtagatgctcttCATTAGAttgagtaatcttttttttctatttttagttttcaaagagttttatcaggaaaggatattggattttgtcaaatgctttttctctgtctgttgaaataatcacacaacttttttttttagtttgtaaatACAGTGAATTATAGTTattgattttttatgttttttgtggtaaatatataggtaacaaaacatttgccatttcagcaatcttcacatgtgcagttcagtgactttaaatatgttcatcacattggttgattttttaatGTCACACCAACCCTGCATTTCTTGAATAAATCCCTTTAATATACAATTGAATTCAATTTGGTAAAATTTTgcttagaatttttgcatctatgttcatgatgggcattagtctgtagttttcttgtgatgtttttgtctggttttggtatcagtgtaaTGCTGGAATTATAGAATGATTTGGGAAGTATTCCCTTCCCTTCAgtattttggaagagtttgtataaaattgtttttttttttttttttttccttaaatatttgatagaattcaccagtgaggTCATCTGggcctgaagttttctttgtgggaaggctTTTAactacaatttctttttttttttttttaattaggtgtaGAGCTATTCAGGTTATACATATTTCCACTATTCAACAAATCTGTGAAAGACACAAAACTCTGAGTGAGTTTTGATAATATGTGTCTTTCACAGAATTTGTTCATTTGGTCTAAATTGctgaatttattggcataaagttgttgATAATATTCCTTTTAATATCTGTAGAATCTATAGGATGTCACTTATTTCATTCTGGTAATTTGTACTGGTAATTTGTATCTTCTCTCTTTTCCCGTTCAGTGAGGCTAGAAGTTTATCCAGTtgggcttttatttgttgattttctctgttgtttttcattggtttccactttggtctttattatttcctctcttctgcttATTTTAGTTTACTCTTCTTTGCTGCCACTTACTGGGGTTTCAGCAGGCAACAGAAACAAATGCATGAGTTCACTCTATGTTCATCCGGAAGTCAGGGATGTGATTTGAGAGAAAGAAGTGATGAGCTCAGTTTTAGTGCCccttttttctcttccatttgtATTCATGGAACTGTCTTCTGCAGATTCTCTTATTCTAGAAACCTTGgagttagtggttaagagtgttgGTGCTGCACATTGACAGACTCAGGATTTATACCCAAGTCTTCCCCCTTTCCAACTGTGTGATCTTGTAGAAGTATCTTAATGTCCTTGAACTTCAGTTTGttcatctgtagaatggaaataataatagtatattttcttataagtttgctatgaggattaaattagattgTCTGTTTTAAACTCTCAGCTCCATACCCGGCCCAAAGTGCTTGTTAGCTATTATTTGTTACTCTTTCATCATAAAACTCCAGCGTGTTCTAAAGACTTCCTCATCATTTAAGGACTTCATTATGTTAACCTTTACTGTTAGATAAGCTCCACTTTTCCAATCCTCCTCTCAAGAGTGTGGTAACCAGATGTATCAGCAAACACTCCAGAATTTAGTGATTTAAAATAATgaacttctttttttcccccctcattgTCCTGGGTATTGTCTGGGTAGTTTTTCTGGTCTAGGCCAACTTCACTAGAGCTGGGTAATCTACCATGCCCGCTTTATGTGTCTGGAGACCGATTCGTTATGAGCTGGGACTCAGCAATGTACCTTCTCATAGTTCAGTAGGATAACCAGGCTTGTTCCCGTGATGGTGGAAGGGTTTCCATCAGAAAGAGAGGGCAAGCTCTGAGAGCCATGCTTCTCCCGCCTCATGACCCACTGGGCATTTTGTGCAAAGCTTCACAGATCAACACATTTTATATCACTTATTTTCCCCCTTTCCTTGTCATTTTCAAGCACTCCTTGCTCATGTTTTCCTACTATATTGAAGTATCTTTGTGTGTGACTTTACATCTTGGCAAAGATAGAAAGTTAGGCGAAGagttaagaaaggcctggcaatctaattcccaaaaatcagccattgaaaaccctgtggaggagaggaagtggggatttttttttgcttaggtggcattgagtttatgttaatggtggtggaatgattttcAAAACgaaagtgagaatggttgtacaactcgaagcatgtaatcaatgtcactgaattgcacatgtagaaattgttgagatggtgtatgttttgttatgtatattttcatcacaatttaaaaagaaagaaaaccatctggaacacagttctactctgtacacatgcggctgccatgaatcagaatcgattcgatgacaactggttctgccttgattcctggacctgaCGCCCCTGGGAAGCCTGTGTAGCCTCTCCAGGACTCAGGCCCTGCCTTGGCTCTGCCAGTTCTCTCAGGCCTTGACCACTCCCCCTAGCCAAGCAGGGCCTGAGCCCCTGTCTGTTGCCAGCCCTACTCCATCCCACACAGGCTCTGCTCTGCTCACCTGCCAACAGGCCAGCCTGGTCTTTTTCCTGCCTCCCCTCCCACCTCAGCACTGCCCCCTTGCCCAGTGGGCACAGTCTGTCTCCAGCTCCTCTCCTTCCTGCTGACTCAAATGACAGAACTCAGAGTTCCCATTTGGACAGTGGACAAGGGCCAGTCCTGGGGACGCAGAGAGAGCAATTCCCACCAGTCCCATTGCCTGTGAGTTCCCTAAATGCAAGTAGACACAGAGCCAGAGGGTGGAGCTGATGAGTGAGTGGATCCTGCAAGCAGAGACCCATCCCTTAGTCCAGGAGATTGGGCAAACTGCACAGGTTTGGTGAGTACTGggctaaggagctttctggcggCTCAGCCCTCTGCCGACACACCATCCAAATGGGTGCCtgactcctgcctggaggcacaATGCCTTATCCAAAACCCTGTCTCTGGAAGGACAGAAAACGTCAGTGCATCCTCAGGGACAAAGCGGCCCAGGCTCAGCCAGCTATCTGTTGCAAGCTGGCTCAGCTCCACAGCTGATGTGTGACTGACCTGATGGTTTTtggtgttatgatccacagttgaTGTTCCACGAGAAAGTAAATGTGTTTCTAACCGTATTTATCTGATATttctaggtgtgtgtgtgtttggggggaaGGATATGTAGACATCTCtttagatatataaatatatcccATATGTGATGTTCCAGGAGAAAGCAAATATGTCTCTAACCATCTTTACCAGATATTTTTTAAGGGGGGGATATATAGATATCTATTTAGATATATAAATTTATCTAACTTATCTGTTAAGCTACACTAACATATCAGGTACATTCCAGTTTGAGTACGGGACATTTTGTTCTCCATATGTTTCCATATAAAAATAATGTGCAGCGGTgattagaagaaaaatcacaaCATCCTGAGGTGAATAAAGTGAAAAGCTGCCTTCCCCCATAAGCCCCCAGAGACCCTCCCCAGAGGTAACTATTGttagcatttttttccttcagccttCTAGAAATTGTCTACGCATGTGTAAACATGGATTTGTATAACCTTGTATTACACATATGAATAGAATATTTTAATGTATACTGTTCATGACCTGTTTACAAGCTTTCTCACATGGCTTTATGGCTAAATCATTTTATaatacagacagtccctgactTAGAAGCATGTGGTATCCCAAACTTTAATTTGTAAGTCAGATTTCTGGAATTCAAAACACCTTTCCAGAGAAATAATGTTCTAAATcatgggttggcaaactttttccaaaaaagaccccatagtaaatattttcggCTTTTCGAGCCACAgtatctgtcacatggggctgccatgaatggaatcaactcaacggcaactggttttttgactGGCAGAGTCCCCCAAAATCTGTTTGTCCAGCCAAGTAAGCCAGAGCGGAGTGGTAAAGAAAGGGTGCCAGCGAtgggaagcacaataaaaatattacataAGTTCACAGGTCATTTAAGAGTTGACAAAATACTTGCCCGAGGATTATCCTTGTGATAACTCCGTAAGGCCAGGGATTTGGAGCTGGGtgcaatgacttgcccaaggtgacaGAGCTAGCACCCGGCAGAGCAGAAGCCAGGGCTTCAAGTTTCTGAGCCTAAACCCAGCACTCTCCACATTTCCCACCCTGCTTCCCAGGAGGTTCCATGCAGATCTGGTGGGCGTGGTTGTTTCTGTCCTCTCACCCTGATTTTCATTTAGTGGTTGGATTTCCATGACCACCACTGTACTAATTAAAGCGTCCTGCGCTTAAGCCTGCAGAACTGCTGTCCCTCACTTAAACCAGGAGGGTTGGCTAAGCATCCACATCTACACTGGGGAGGCAGTAGGGCCAAGCTGGGAAGAGAGCAGACTCCGCGGTCAGCCTGGGTAGGCTGAAATCCTAGATACGTGGCTGACCAGCTGCGTGAACTGAGCATGCTACTTAACCTCTAATCAGTGTATGAAAAACACACAAACCAGTGCCAAGCACATATAAAAGTTGAGTAGCATACAAATTTCCATTGAGTCCTCATCTGACTTCTTTTGGGACTGTATCATAAATAGAAAACCACCCACAAGAGGTTGATTCTTTTATGTTTTcaacttcatttcttctttccaaGGGAAAAAAGTCACACACACCTCAACACAGTGAATGCCTTATGCACCCATGCTGACGGGTTTGGCTAACGAGTCTACCTGGTTGTGCACAGCCCCCTGGAATATAACTGATCCGACCCCTTAAGCCAGCTCCAATTTAAGATAAATTTAATAAATAGCAATCGTCCTTCTAATCTCTTTCTACATGTGATTGACAGGCATTTCTGGGAAAATAAGTTACTGTTCTTTAAGCTGGGACAGATGGACCTAAAGGCAAAATTACCTGAACACCTTCTCAAAACTGTGACAATCAGGTATCAGGGGCTCCCCCTGCAGGCACCAGAAAGTAAAGGCTAAAATTCAAGGTGGATGTCATTTATATATCCTGTTCTTTTGAAAAAGTTTACAAGATGAAAAGGAATATATACTTGCCTCAAACTTCTCATCTTTCTGAAAGGTGTAAGTTCATGAAATGGATATTCTAACTTCCTCACAACAGGACACCTGAAGTACATGCCCGCAGACCCAAAAGGTCACACCAGGGACTCACTGGAGCGGGGGAGCTTGAGAGCACGTTATAGGAGAAATGGTTTAAGAAAATGGGGGTGCTCAACTAGTGAAGGCCAAGAAGTGGGAGCTGGAACTGTCTGACAGTTTAATGTGTGGAAGCAAGGAGCCTTACTCTGTGTGGTCCGACTCATGGGCGGAGCTTTTATCTCATATATAGGACATTTTTATAATGAGCACTGTCCATATAGAGTGAGCCGCACAGGGCAGGTGTGAAGACCTCATGAATGAGGGTGTCTAAGCAAGGCCTGGAAAGTCAAACACTGGGAATACTGAAGAAAAGACCCATGAACTGGCAGAGTTCCTTTTTTGCTCTAAAGTTCTGCAGATGTAGAATAAAACCCCAAACAAGAGAACGGTCTCCTTGCTAGGATGGCTGGTATCATTCCCAGAGTTACTTTTTTCCATATAAGCATCAACATTTTGTGCTTCAAGCCGTGATTcactttcaaaataattttttaagagaaaaaaacattaaaatcaaacaaaagaGTAGACCGTACCGTCAATCTCCTGGTTCTCATATTGTGCTAGTTACATAAGGTATCACCACTGGGGGGAGCTAGTTGAAGGGTACATGGGGCTGCTATTTTACAACTTCAGTGaatctgtaattatttcaaaatatagttttgtttttaatcaaatttAAGGTATTTTCCCAAGAAGTTCTAAGTAAAATCAAAGACAACAACTACAAGCCCATTTAGTTCCACGGTACAGTGTCATCCGCCACAAACGACTCTACAAGTATCTACAAGCAAAGGGTTCATTTCAAAACCATGATCAATCGGCTATTAAGATTTACAACTATGATTAGGAATGCCTATGTCATGTTGACAGGTGTCTAATTTGGTTACACTGACCATAAATCTTCAGTTATCTGGGATCACATCACTCGAATTACTTACAGGCAATACATTCTTACAACTGCTTCCtactatgtatacacacacaggaACCTTGAACAGACTTAATTGCTGATTTATCAAACTGTATTACAATGATTTGCTTAAGTCTTACTTCCTCTCCTACCCATGATTTGCAACAAGAACCGTATCGTGTTCATCTCATTTTatcaccaaaacctaacccacagTAGGTTCTCAATAGTCACAGAGTAAGACGTGAACCAGTAATTACTTTCTTTGAAGATCCTTTTCTGATACAAAGACATTCAAAGAAATTCAAAGAGTCTCTTTTTCAGGATCaggattaaatatatatatttattaaaatatattttatatataactaACATATAAATACGTATATATCAGTCTCTGAAACACAGGTTTAATGTGTTTATAAAAACCGTCTGCTTTTGATTTGTTAATTTCTAAAGACATTGCAactcagaataaaatagaggGCTTTTCCAGTCATGAAAACCAATGTCAATGACTGAACAGATCCCCTCAGCTTGAAATCTCCTGCTATAATGGTCTCTTTGCCTAATCTtaccaagtcccaagaacaatcAGCTTCTTTCAGAACTCAGTGAGAGAGGATCACCTTTGAATTCTTTATAGTAACAGGCCAAAAGCAAAAGGCAGTTGCGCTACATTTTCTGTTGTTTATTAAAAGACGTTTTTCCAATAAACAGTTTGCACAACCCAAATCACTCAGTGAGACTACAAAGTGTTACTTCCTTCTGCAAAGAAGATACATTATTTGCTTGTACAGAAAATCCAAATATCATATCCAAAGGTCAACTCAAAGATGTAATGGAGAATCGTTAAGATCCCAGAGACACCAAGGAATCTGCAGGGTCGTTCATCTGAACAGGCTCAGAGGCATGCTGGATCCTCAGAACTTCTGCAAAGCCATCACCAAACCAGCAAGTGACATGTGCTATGTCTACGGTAAAATAGAAAAGACGGTCTTGGCAGAGCTTCCGTCGATACACAGACCGAGGATCCGCTGACAGCACGGCCTCGATGGCGCACTTTGCTTCTCCTGCTgattgaaaatatttaaatgcaGTTTGACCAACACCTGCAATGAGAAGAACACAATCTAACTCTCAAAATTGTGCAGGTCACATTTCATTACCATTAACTTCGATACAGAATTTGGCTGGTTCCTTGAACAATCACTTAAAACAAATGGAGTTTGGAAATCTATTTAGTCATTACCAGAAATCACCTGTGGCCCACTCTGGGCAGGGATCTGACCCCCGTGGTGGCCCCTGCTCTCTAGGAATATTAACATCAAGTTTTCTGCTTTCCAGTTCTCTCAAGATAAAAACGCAAGTCCTCACAATAGCCTATAAAACCCTTCCCTGTAGCCACTCTGACCTCAGCTTCttccactctgctccagccacgtAGCCTCAAACGTGCAGCAGCCGTTCTCAGCAAACACTCTACTGAGTGCCTGGAATGAGCTGTGCTGAATGAACAGCTGTTGAATGAAACACATCAGATGATGGTGTTGCCCAGTATTGTTTTATACTTCCGTGTTTCTTTTCAGCAGTCATACTGACAAATACTCCATGTAACTGCCTTCAGGTATACCAAGCTTAGTTCCACCTCATAGTAAAAGCTCACCCGTCattcagaaataaaaaaactGAAGGCACCTGGCTCACCTGAGCTGAGATGCCTGAGGTCCATCTCGGCGTGAGGGGTGAATCGAACTTCTAACGTGGTCACAGGCGCCTCTCTTACCCAGGCAGGAACCATACTGTAGGGGGCTTCATCAGCAGCCCTGGAAGGGTAGTGAAGGGGCCCAGGCTGTGTCTCCACACTGCTTCCCTGTAGGATCACTGCCTTTTGCCCCCTCCTTGACCTCTTATCTGTGCCTTCCTCAGAAAAGCTCTTCTCCAGGTGACATGAGCCAACCTGCTCTTCTGCCACAGTCGAATTCTGGCCACTTCTTGATTCTAAACCAAAACCTGCTGCTATCTCCTCCTCATGCTTAGGAGAGTGTCGAATTTTTGCTCTGTCATCACATTCCATGTGTTTCTCTTCTGAGGTTCTGTCTTCGAGACATTTAGGTTTCTCCTTAGTGCTCTTGTAGGGTTGTGGTTCAATGTACCCTGAGAGCTGTTGCTGGTCACAGTTATCAGTCATGCCACGAGACTGAAACtcagtttttggtttatgtttgctACCTTGTAAATTAAAGTCTCCTAAGGGCTCAGTCAAACTCTGTGGAGAGTCATAGTCAGCTATGTAGGGCTTTATGTCCAAAACAGGTGTCCCATGTATCATGTCAATTCCAGAGAGGTAGATAGCTCCACctataatgtgaaaaaaaaaattatcttaaggATATTAATTAACAATGATGAATAGTGCAAACAATGAAAGAACGTAACTGTACCTAAAAATTCTCTTTCTGCTGCCATCTGCTTATGCCTCACCAAGCTTACTCACAACGTTCTTATATGCACCAGGCTCTTTACACCCGGTACCAATGTGTGATTCTTTTTCTGCCTGGAGACCCATCCTCTTCTTCCCTGTCAAATTCCCACTTGCTCTACAAGGCCCTCAAATCACAGCTCTCCTACAAAGCCTTTCTGGCTCCTCCAGACACAAGCATGCTTTCCGACAGGTTGCTACAGAGGAGCCTGCGCACACATCTCCACTAGAGTACTTCCTGCACAGCACAGCAGTGACCTGCTTAAAGGGGCTCTGCCCCAGGTGGAGGGCAGGACCCCTGGGCACAGGGTGCGGTTGGCTTCTTAAATGTCAAGTTGTCACTGAGCATTAATTTTTGAACTCTTACTAATTTTTAACCATTCTATATTTACTATTTAATGGATACAAAGTCTTACAAGTTATTTTTGAATAATATAATTGCTTTTGATATATGGAACGACATGACAAACTGCGGGTGCCCTATGAGAGTGTATTTCAAAGTGTTGTTTGTTTGgtcctttttttcttattgtgctttaagtcaaagtttacagttcaagttagtttctcatataaagacttatacacatattgttatgtgacctagcTGCTCTTCCTATattgggacagcacactcctcctttccaccccagatttcccatgtccattcaaccagctcctggccctttctgccttctcatctcacgtccggacaggagctgccctaaatgtatctacttgagctaggaagcacactcctcacaagtatcattttatgttttatagaccagtctttgtctgaagagttggcttcaggaatggttttagttttgggctagccGGGAGTCCATGGGCCATGTCTCCTTCATGtctcccttcagtctcagtcagaccattaagtctggtctttttactagaatttgagttctgcacctcacttttctcctgctgtcagggactctctgttgagttccctgtcagggaagtcattggtggtagccaggcaccatctcgttcatctggtctcaggctgatggagtctctggtttatgtggccctttctgtcccttgggctcatatttttcttgtgtctaaaAGTGCTTTTAATGCTAGCATTCTCGtcaatcattttattttcttcaatgcCTAGT
The sequence above is drawn from the Elephas maximus indicus isolate mEleMax1 chromosome 9, mEleMax1 primary haplotype, whole genome shotgun sequence genome and encodes:
- the TRMO gene encoding tRNA (adenine(37)-N6)-methyltransferase isoform X1; this encodes MRGLEEGGPRPTATPCGCVKPALETGNLLTEPVGYLESCFSAKNGTPRQPSICSLSRACLKIRKSIFNNPEHSLMGLDQFSHVWILFVFHKNGRLSCKAKVQPPRLNGAKTGVFSTRSPHRPNAIGLTLAKLEKVEGGAIYLSGIDMIHGTPVLDIKPYIADYDSPQSLTEPLGDFNLQGSKHKPKTEFQSRGMTDNCDQQQLSGYIEPQPYKSTKEKPKCLEDRTSEEKHMECDDRAKIRHSPKHEEEIAAGFGLESRSGQNSTVAEEQVGSCHLEKSFSEEGTDKRSRRGQKAVILQGSSVETQPGPLHYPSRAADEAPYSMVPAWVREAPVTTLEVRFTPHAEMDLRHLSSGVGQTAFKYFQSAGEAKCAIEAVLSADPRSVYRRKLCQDRLFYFTVDIAHVTCWFGDGFAEVLRIQHASEPVQMNDPADSLVSLGS
- the TRMO gene encoding tRNA (adenine(37)-N6)-methyltransferase isoform X2 is translated as MRGLEEGGPRPTATPCGCVKPALETGGAIYLSGIDMIHGTPVLDIKPYIADYDSPQSLTEPLGDFNLQGSKHKPKTEFQSRGMTDNCDQQQLSGYIEPQPYKSTKEKPKCLEDRTSEEKHMECDDRAKIRHSPKHEEEIAAGFGLESRSGQNSTVAEEQVGSCHLEKSFSEEGTDKRSRRGQKAVILQGSSVETQPGPLHYPSRAADEAPYSMVPAWVREAPVTTLEVRFTPHAEMDLRHLSSGVGQTAFKYFQSAGEAKCAIEAVLSADPRSVYRRKLCQDRLFYFTVDIAHVTCWFGDGFAEVLRIQHASEPVQMNDPADSLVSLGS
- the TRMO gene encoding tRNA (adenine(37)-N6)-methyltransferase isoform X3, producing the protein MIHGTPVLDIKPYIADYDSPQSLTEPLGDFNLQGSKHKPKTEFQSRGMTDNCDQQQLSGYIEPQPYKSTKEKPKCLEDRTSEEKHMECDDRAKIRHSPKHEEEIAAGFGLESRSGQNSTVAEEQVGSCHLEKSFSEEGTDKRSRRGQKAVILQGSSVETQPGPLHYPSRAADEAPYSMVPAWVREAPVTTLEVRFTPHAEMDLRHLSSGVGQTAFKYFQSAGEAKCAIEAVLSADPRSVYRRKLCQDRLFYFTVDIAHVTCWFGDGFAEVLRIQHASEPVQMNDPADSLVSLGS